A DNA window from Actinokineospora baliensis contains the following coding sequences:
- a CDS encoding single-stranded DNA-binding protein: MNETMITLVGRVVGDPTHRRYEENKDLVRFRLHTKERRYDPDQRTWGDVNPMYFTVHCWDALGAAVRKTLRGGNRVLVQGKLHLRQYEGQDKQKLDARVDARAIGVDLMFQDITVQDTDAFESATGPVEQVAPVQLAA, from the coding sequence ATGAACGAGACCATGATCACGTTGGTCGGGCGGGTCGTCGGCGATCCCACGCACCGGCGCTACGAGGAGAACAAGGACCTGGTGCGCTTCCGGCTGCACACCAAAGAACGCCGGTACGACCCCGATCAACGGACCTGGGGCGACGTCAACCCCATGTACTTCACCGTGCACTGCTGGGACGCCCTCGGCGCCGCGGTGCGCAAGACCCTGCGCGGGGGCAACCGGGTGCTCGTGCAGGGCAAGCTCCACCTGCGCCAATACGAGGGCCAGGACAAGCAGAAGCTCGACGCCAGGGTCGACGCCCGCGCCATCGGGGTCGACCTGATGTTCCAGGACATCACCGTTCAGGACACCGACGCCTTCGAGTCCGCCACCGGCCCCGTTGAGCAGGTCGCCCCTGTCCAGCTGGCCGCGTGA
- a CDS encoding DUF7218 family protein, giving the protein MPNPSIKDEELYRELREQGDSKEKAARIANAAAARGRDEVAAKGGKAGSYDDWTVDHLRKRAAELGVEGRSSMSKSELVHALRNH; this is encoded by the coding sequence GTGCCCAACCCCAGCATCAAGGACGAGGAGCTCTACCGGGAGCTGCGAGAGCAGGGCGACTCGAAGGAGAAGGCCGCGCGCATCGCCAACGCGGCCGCCGCACGGGGCCGCGACGAGGTCGCTGCCAAGGGCGGCAAAGCGGGCTCCTACGACGACTGGACCGTCGACCACCTGCGCAAGCGCGCCGCCGAGCTCGGCGTCGAGGGGCGCTCCAGCATGTCCAAGAGCGAGCTCGTCCACGCTCTCCGCAACCACTGA
- the ppk2 gene encoding polyphosphate kinase 2, protein MGKGKRYPREVYESELLRLQGELVRMQEWVRVSGARVVVLFEGRDAAGKGGAIKRVTEYLNPRSCRVVALPTPTERERTQWYFQRYVDHLPAAGEIVLFDRSWYNRAGVERVMGFCTDAEYERFVVQCPIFEDLLIGDGILLRKYWFSVSAAEQSRRFRERLDNPLKRWKLSPMDLESITRWDDYSRARDDMLAATDTATAPWLVVEAEDKRRARLNMIAHLLASVPWEPVEPRTLDLPDRPRGDGYTRPPRELEHAVPDHAGTLLEGL, encoded by the coding sequence ATGGGCAAAGGGAAGCGGTATCCGCGTGAGGTGTACGAGAGCGAGCTCTTGCGGCTGCAGGGCGAGCTCGTGCGGATGCAGGAGTGGGTGCGGGTCTCCGGCGCGCGGGTGGTGGTCCTCTTCGAAGGTCGCGACGCCGCTGGGAAGGGTGGGGCGATCAAGCGGGTCACGGAGTACTTGAACCCGCGCAGCTGTCGCGTAGTGGCGCTGCCCACGCCTACTGAGCGGGAGCGGACGCAGTGGTACTTCCAGCGGTATGTGGACCACTTGCCCGCAGCGGGCGAGATCGTGTTGTTCGACCGGAGTTGGTACAACCGGGCCGGGGTTGAGCGGGTGATGGGGTTCTGCACGGACGCGGAGTACGAGCGGTTCGTGGTGCAGTGCCCGATCTTCGAGGACCTGCTGATCGGCGACGGGATCCTGCTGCGGAAGTACTGGTTCTCGGTGAGCGCGGCCGAGCAGTCGCGGCGGTTCCGGGAGCGGCTGGACAACCCGCTGAAGCGGTGGAAGCTCAGCCCGATGGACCTGGAGTCGATCACCCGCTGGGACGACTACTCGCGGGCCCGCGACGACATGCTGGCGGCCACCGACACCGCCACCGCGCCGTGGCTGGTCGTCGAGGCGGAGGACAAGCGGCGGGCCAGGCTGAATATGATCGCCCACCTGCTCGCGAGTGTGCCGTGGGAGCCCGTGGAGCCGCGCACGCTGGACCTGCCGGACCGACCCCGCGGCGACGGGTACACCCGCCCGCCGCGGGAGCTTGAGCACGCGGTGCCCGACCACGCGGGCACGCTGCTCGAAGGGCTCTAG
- a CDS encoding DUF3558 family protein has product MRRTLAAVVGIGLLAACGAPVAGRPVPAAGFGPATTVTTTPSPLSLDGVNLCGLLTAEDLSEAGGLAGEPHKRTAAFPEACGYPLGNGAASDIALVALHKPLSQVRQDQPGGHAESTLGYPTWLHCAVTDGYRTCTATVEVRPDRSLLVAVDKRDISEAALVRILQPLTEHAVTRLSRA; this is encoded by the coding sequence GTGAGGCGGACTCTTGCCGCGGTGGTCGGCATAGGGCTGCTGGCGGCCTGCGGCGCCCCGGTAGCCGGCCGCCCAGTGCCCGCGGCGGGCTTCGGCCCCGCGACCACGGTCACCACCACTCCGTCACCACTTTCCCTCGACGGCGTGAACCTGTGTGGGCTACTGACCGCCGAAGACCTCAGCGAGGCAGGCGGCCTCGCGGGCGAGCCCCACAAACGCACCGCCGCCTTCCCCGAAGCCTGCGGCTACCCCCTCGGCAACGGCGCTGCCAGTGACATAGCCCTGGTAGCGCTGCACAAACCACTCAGCCAGGTACGCCAAGACCAGCCCGGGGGCCACGCGGAGTCCACCCTCGGCTACCCCACCTGGTTGCATTGCGCGGTCACAGACGGTTACCGCACGTGCACCGCCACGGTAGAAGTCCGCCCCGACAGATCCCTCCTGGTCGCGGTCGACAAAAGAGACATCTCCGAGGCAGCGCTCGTGCGCATCCTGCAACCACTCACGGAACACGCAGTGACGAGACTCTCGCGCGCGTAG
- a CDS encoding cytochrome c oxidase assembly protein has product MPVDSPTETRRPRSGLAPLLVVGGLLAALIGAALVAASGSDRYLIQGLPTPDAFTEHALTVVRVLTEIGCVITVGSLLFAAFLVPPQKSGVLDVGGYAAVRMATWGAVVWFVGALASAPFTAADAVGRDITTVLRADVLLQLVGTLSQAQAWLLTAAIALVVLVATRFVLTWGWTVALFVIAVVGIVPVAVTGHSSSGGQHDMATNSLLFHLVAAALWVGGLVALLAHGRRRADHLGLAAKRFSQVALVCWIVMAISGVVNAWVRLPIGDLFTSWYGGLVLAKTAALLVLGVFGYLQRERGVREVAETGSGRALARLAAVEVLIMLLTIGIAAALARTPPPETGAAEPDRVELALGYPIGEAPTLGRLLFSWRFDLVFGTIAIALALIYLRGFLKLRAKGIAWPVGRLVSWLAGCFVVLFATSSGFGRYSPAMFSIHMEAHMMLSMLAPVLLVLGAPVTLAMRALPAAGKDAPPGAREWLLAFVHSPVSRVLTHPVVALVLFVGSFYGLYLTGLFDSALDEHWAHLVMNAHFLLVGYIFYWPVIGTDPAPRRLPHLGRLGLVFASMPFHAFFGVILMSTQTVIGERFYQGLGLPWNTDLLADQRLGGGIAWASGEIPLLVVLIALLVQWSRADDREARRSDRRVDEGTADDLDAYNAMLRQLAEGKNQP; this is encoded by the coding sequence GTGCCTGTTGACAGCCCTACCGAGACCCGGCGTCCCCGATCGGGCCTGGCCCCGCTGCTCGTCGTCGGTGGTCTGCTCGCGGCCCTCATCGGTGCGGCTCTGGTGGCTGCCTCGGGTAGTGACCGCTACCTGATCCAGGGGCTTCCCACACCGGACGCGTTCACCGAGCACGCGTTGACCGTGGTGCGCGTGCTGACCGAGATCGGCTGTGTCATCACGGTCGGTAGCTTGCTCTTCGCCGCGTTCCTTGTGCCGCCCCAGAAGTCCGGGGTGCTCGATGTCGGCGGGTACGCCGCTGTGCGCATGGCGACGTGGGGGGCCGTTGTCTGGTTCGTAGGCGCGCTGGCGTCTGCGCCGTTCACCGCGGCGGATGCGGTGGGCAGGGACATCACCACGGTCTTGCGCGCGGACGTGCTGCTCCAGTTGGTGGGCACGCTGTCCCAAGCGCAGGCATGGTTGCTGACGGCCGCGATCGCGCTTGTTGTCCTTGTCGCCACGCGGTTTGTCCTTACGTGGGGTTGGACGGTCGCGCTCTTCGTGATCGCCGTAGTGGGCATCGTGCCGGTCGCGGTGACCGGGCACTCCTCTAGTGGCGGCCAGCACGACATGGCGACCAACAGTCTCTTGTTCCACCTCGTCGCGGCGGCTCTATGGGTCGGTGGCCTCGTAGCGCTCCTCGCCCACGGGCGTCGTCGCGCGGACCACCTCGGGCTCGCTGCGAAGCGGTTCTCGCAGGTCGCCTTGGTGTGCTGGATCGTCATGGCGATCTCCGGAGTGGTGAACGCTTGGGTTCGCCTTCCTATAGGCGATCTCTTCACCAGTTGGTACGGCGGGCTGGTCCTGGCTAAGACAGCTGCGTTGCTTGTTCTTGGTGTCTTTGGTTACCTGCAGCGAGAACGCGGGGTTCGCGAGGTGGCCGAGACCGGTAGTGGCCGTGCCCTTGCGCGGCTGGCAGCGGTCGAAGTTCTCATCATGCTGCTCACGATCGGCATCGCTGCCGCGCTGGCCAGGACGCCACCCCCGGAGACCGGGGCGGCGGAGCCGGATCGCGTAGAGCTCGCGTTGGGCTACCCCATCGGCGAGGCGCCGACGTTGGGGAGGCTGCTCTTCTCCTGGCGGTTCGACCTCGTCTTCGGCACGATCGCGATCGCTCTCGCCTTGATCTACCTGCGCGGGTTCCTCAAGCTGCGCGCCAAGGGCATCGCGTGGCCGGTGGGCAGGCTGGTGTCGTGGTTGGCCGGGTGCTTCGTGGTCCTCTTCGCGACCTCGTCCGGTTTCGGCCGGTACTCGCCCGCGATGTTCAGCATCCACATGGAAGCGCACATGATGCTGTCCATGCTGGCGCCCGTGCTGCTCGTCCTGGGCGCCCCGGTGACCCTGGCGATGCGCGCACTTCCGGCGGCGGGCAAGGACGCCCCGCCCGGAGCGCGTGAGTGGCTGTTGGCGTTCGTGCACTCGCCGGTGTCGCGGGTGCTGACCCACCCGGTCGTCGCCCTCGTGCTGTTCGTCGGCTCCTTCTACGGGCTCTACCTGACCGGGCTGTTCGACTCGGCGCTGGACGAGCACTGGGCGCACCTGGTCATGAACGCGCACTTCCTCCTGGTCGGCTACATCTTCTACTGGCCCGTCATCGGAACCGACCCCGCACCGCGCCGCTTGCCCCACCTGGGCAGGCTGGGCCTGGTGTTCGCGTCCATGCCGTTCCACGCGTTCTTCGGGGTGATCCTGATGAGCACGCAAACGGTGATCGGCGAGCGCTTCTACCAGGGCCTCGGCCTGCCGTGGAACACCGATCTGCTCGCCGACCAGCGCCTCGGCGGTGGCATCGCGTGGGCGTCGGGGGAGATCCCGCTGCTCGTGGTGCTGATCGCGCTGCTGGTGCAGTGGTCCCGGGCCGACGACCGCGAGGCCCGCCGCTCCGACCGGCGCGTCGACGAGGGCACCGCCGACGACCTCGACGCCTACAACGCGATGCTGCGCCAACTGGCCGAGGGCAAGAACCAGCCCTGA